In the genome of Lactuca sativa cultivar Salinas chromosome 3, Lsat_Salinas_v11, whole genome shotgun sequence, the window CTTGTATCGATCCATAGATGGACTGTTATAGCTGCTCATATGCCTGGAAGAAGTGACAATGATGTAAAAAACCGTTGGAACTCGCATTTGAAGAAACGGGTTCAAGATTATCAAACTCATGTGTTAAAAAACATTAATCGCCATGAAACCACGAAGCCTGATGAAGCAGCTTCATGTTCTTCTGGCACTAATAGTAGCTCAGATGATCATATTCCAAGTGATGTTACGCCACAAAATTACGATTACGAATTGAGTGGAGACTTTTGGACCGATCCATTTTTACTGGACATTTATACGTCATCAGTTGAAAACACAACGCCGTGGAGTTTAGTCCACAATTTCGGCTCTCAGTCTTCTTGGGATGATATGACTATCAGTGAGGATTTGTCATGGTCAGCACTGAGTTCATATTTTGAATACAATAATTACTGATAATTAAATTGGTTTCATAGTCAACATGTTCGATAAATTATGTCGGTATAATTTAACACGATAGATGATCGTTTTGATTTTTGTATATCGTTAATATAACTAGCTATCTTAAATTACATTTAAAAATTATATGTATTTATTGAAAGGTATTAAACTGATAATACATTGATGCTCAAGACCAAACAAATGATTTTATTGCTATAGATCTCtatctaa includes:
- the LOC111915438 gene encoding transcription factor MYB15 produces the protein MKNTLTLEKNTIKKGAWSKEEDDKLRAYIQRYGHWNWRLLPKFAGLSRSGKSCRLRWMNYLRPNIKHGNFTKEDDEIIVRLHKNIGNKWTVIAAHMPGRSDNDVKNRWNSHLKKRVQDYQTHVLKNINRHETTKPDEAASCSSGTNSSSDDHIPSDVTPQNYDYELSGDFWTDPFLLDIYTSSVENTTPWSLVHNFGSQSSWDDMTISEDLSWSALSSYFEYNNY